A genomic window from Archaeoglobus profundus DSM 5631 includes:
- a CDS encoding AAA family ATPase — protein MKNPFVYGKIVGKDCFANRRKELELVKNAVLSGQNIIVYSPRRYGKSSLVYNAIQELDVVSVWIDCYGLISKRELAEKIATEVVKKWKTKRIVESIREIFKRVRPKIRLGEEIEVEFSFEEEDKAFEESLELPQKLAKRSKKRVAVVFDEFQEVVQLGNDVLPKMRSTFQKHADVCYIFVGSKRSMMEKIFRSALSPFYNFGMHVVLNKIPREEFKEFIKEKFEKSGIKIDSEAVDRILDVTDCHPYYTQMLCHKLWFDAFVSDKKVDVNDVVRIVEEIINEEADAYVTIWDDLTLSQRKVLVALSKGETDLYSAEFLQKYGFKRASNVQVAIKGLLKKEIISKVGNKYEISDPFFKLWILRMS, from the coding sequence ATGAAGAATCCGTTCGTCTACGGTAAAATCGTAGGCAAGGACTGCTTTGCTAATAGACGAAAAGAACTGGAACTTGTAAAGAACGCTGTTTTGAGTGGACAAAACATCATAGTATACTCCCCACGAAGATACGGAAAGAGTTCACTCGTATACAATGCAATTCAGGAATTAGACGTTGTATCCGTCTGGATAGACTGCTACGGTCTAATTTCAAAGAGAGAATTAGCTGAGAAAATAGCTACAGAAGTGGTTAAAAAGTGGAAAACCAAGAGGATCGTGGAATCTATAAGGGAGATTTTTAAGAGGGTTAGACCCAAGATAAGGTTGGGAGAGGAAATAGAGGTAGAGTTTTCATTTGAGGAAGAAGATAAAGCGTTTGAGGAATCGTTGGAATTACCACAAAAGCTGGCAAAACGCTCGAAAAAAAGAGTAGCAGTTGTTTTTGATGAATTTCAAGAGGTTGTTCAATTGGGCAATGACGTTCTACCTAAAATGAGATCCACATTTCAAAAGCACGCTGATGTTTGCTATATTTTCGTCGGTAGTAAGAGGAGTATGATGGAGAAGATTTTTCGCTCAGCCTTAAGTCCCTTCTACAACTTTGGAATGCATGTAGTGCTTAACAAAATTCCTAGAGAAGAATTTAAAGAGTTTATAAAAGAAAAGTTCGAGAAGAGCGGTATTAAAATTGATAGTGAAGCTGTGGATAGAATTCTTGACGTGACTGATTGTCATCCTTACTACACGCAGATGCTCTGCCACAAGCTCTGGTTCGATGCTTTCGTTAGTGATAAAAAGGTTGATGTTAACGATGTTGTTAGGATTGTGGAAGAAATAATAAACGAGGAAGCAGACGCTTACGTGACAATATGGGATGATCTAACCCTTAGTCAAAGAAAAGTCCTCGTCGCTTTGAGTAAAGGGGAAACTGACCTGTATTCAGCAGAGTTTCTGCAAAAGTACGGTTTCAAAAGAGCGTCAAACGTTCAAGTGGCAATTAAAGGACTACTGAAAAAGGAGATAATTAGTAAGGTTGGAAACAAATACGAAATCTCAGACCCCTTCTTCAAACTGTGGATACTTCGTATGAGTTAG
- a CDS encoding radical SAM protein: MYKGKKNSRFLKLPFNPVERAREVERIVMHNGKRKYYRFRYTRYYGGIVTADTVGCDLLCAYCWNYFKNLHPERYGEFYSPEEVAERLLKIARAKNCYLFRISGAEPILGKDSAKHVARVIASTSGEFILETNGLMFGYSPELVDLFVGLNVVVRVTVKGWDEESFEKITGAKGEFFHYQLEALEVLAEKGIPFWVAVMYDVFGEEGVETLRNKLPVPCRVEYEHLETYPFVLENLKKRGIILRD, encoded by the coding sequence ATGTACAAGGGAAAGAAAAATTCAAGATTCCTAAAACTACCGTTTAATCCAGTTGAAAGGGCGAGAGAAGTCGAAAGGATAGTAATGCACAATGGTAAAAGGAAGTACTATCGATTTCGCTACACCCGCTACTACGGTGGAATAGTAACAGCCGATACCGTTGGTTGTGATTTACTTTGTGCTTACTGCTGGAACTACTTCAAAAATCTACATCCCGAAAGGTACGGGGAGTTTTACTCGCCCGAAGAAGTTGCCGAGAGGTTGCTTAAGATTGCGAGGGCTAAGAATTGCTACCTGTTCAGGATAAGCGGTGCTGAACCGATCTTAGGAAAAGACTCAGCTAAACACGTAGCTAGGGTTATAGCTAGCACCAGTGGTGAATTCATCTTGGAAACGAATGGGCTGATGTTCGGATATTCTCCAGAGCTCGTAGACCTCTTCGTGGGCTTGAACGTGGTGGTGAGGGTTACCGTGAAAGGCTGGGACGAGGAAAGCTTTGAGAAGATTACAGGTGCCAAGGGAGAATTCTTCCACTACCAGTTGGAAGCCCTCGAAGTCCTCGCTGAAAAGGGTATTCCATTCTGGGTTGCCGTGATGTACGACGTTTTCGGAGAGGAAGGCGTAGAGACTCTGAGGAATAAGCTACCCGTCCCTTGCAGGGTAGAGTACGAGCACTTGGAAACCTACCCATTCGTCTTGGAGAACCTCAAAAAGAGGGGAATAATCTTGCGGGATTAG
- a CDS encoding DUF5371 family protein has translation MKLLHIQTILREEDLEALKKKSGHRTTKDALYEAVNT, from the coding sequence ATGAAGCTGTTGCACATTCAAACCATCCTAAGGGAAGAAGATTTAGAAGCTTTGAAGAAGAAGTCTGGACACCGGACGACGAAGGACGCCCTTTACGAGGCTGTGAATACCTGA
- a CDS encoding DUF1028 domain-containing protein, with the protein MTYSIVAKEGEKLGVAVATGSVYVRSRVPHVKRGVGAIATQGYTEVSYGTVGLKLLEEGYSPKEALEILLKRDPGREYRQVIMIDAKGRKSAFTGKRTPDFKGHIIGENFVVAGNLIAGEEVLRAMVAGFRRGKSFEERLLLALDYGRDAGGDRRGERSCALIVESDEGRLDLSVDDSPDPIGELKILIRRL; encoded by the coding sequence ATGACGTATTCGATAGTTGCGAAAGAAGGAGAAAAATTGGGAGTAGCAGTGGCAACGGGTAGCGTTTACGTAAGGAGTAGGGTACCACACGTAAAGAGGGGAGTTGGAGCCATAGCCACACAAGGCTATACTGAAGTCTCCTATGGTACAGTTGGTCTAAAACTCTTAGAAGAAGGGTACTCGCCAAAAGAGGCGTTAGAGATTCTTTTAAAGAGGGATCCGGGGAGAGAGTACAGGCAGGTGATAATGATAGATGCGAAGGGGAGGAAGTCGGCATTCACAGGTAAGAGAACTCCAGATTTTAAGGGACACATTATAGGAGAAAACTTTGTCGTGGCTGGAAATTTGATAGCCGGTGAGGAAGTTCTCAGAGCAATGGTAGCTGGTTTTAGAAGAGGGAAATCGTTTGAAGAGAGGTTGCTGTTGGCTTTAGATTACGGTAGGGATGCTGGGGGAGATAGGAGAGGGGAGAGATCGTGTGCTTTAATAGTGGAATCCGATGAGGGTAGGTTGGATTTATCGGTTGACGATAGTCCCGATCCAATAGGAGAGCTTAAAATACTGATCAGAAGACTTTAA
- a CDS encoding DUF7504 family protein: MSRVREMLISGEPGAGKTLLLLKLMKEFDNVIWVTTTRTAKTLRKILKNDDIWIIDAYAGTNVSTHPRNLVVSNPFNLNEINMKISQVLDQIKGETLVILDSITGLLLYHDLRKVVHFVKNALVKVKEKGASSVFTLVKHAHDSQTKTSLYAMFSTVVELLKKDNKETRRFVRIVKSVEYVEPNFGEVKIVRDDIILPGHIMDYIMRVLKSR, translated from the coding sequence GTGTCCCGAGTGCGAGAAATGCTGATCTCTGGAGAACCAGGAGCAGGAAAAACCTTGCTACTGTTAAAACTGATGAAAGAATTCGACAACGTCATTTGGGTAACAACGACGAGAACCGCCAAAACTCTTAGAAAGATTCTGAAAAACGACGACATTTGGATAATAGATGCATACGCAGGAACAAACGTAAGCACACATCCAAGGAACTTGGTCGTGAGTAACCCCTTTAACTTAAACGAAATAAACATGAAAATCTCCCAAGTTCTTGATCAGATAAAAGGCGAAACACTCGTGATACTCGATTCTATCACTGGTTTACTCCTCTATCACGACCTTCGGAAGGTCGTCCACTTCGTAAAGAATGCACTCGTAAAAGTAAAAGAGAAAGGGGCTTCAAGCGTGTTCACGCTCGTTAAGCACGCACACGACTCTCAAACCAAAACGAGCCTTTACGCGATGTTTTCAACGGTCGTGGAACTCCTTAAAAAAGACAACAAAGAAACCAGAAGGTTCGTTAGGATCGTTAAGTCTGTTGAGTACGTTGAGCCGAATTTTGGCGAGGTTAAAATCGTTAGGGACGACATAATCCTACCGGGCCACATAATGGATTACATTATGAGAGTTTTAAAGTCTCGATAA
- a CDS encoding winged helix-turn-helix transcriptional regulator, translating into MSKRVNDIIRTVICLSGSLEILEALKESKKRWSVLERIVGDKKILKERLDALIKYRLIEIEVIPDTPKRGTKYYKLTPFGELLLEKIRELEKVVESGDFDT; encoded by the coding sequence GTGAGCAAGCGGGTTAACGATATAATTAGAACGGTAATTTGCCTTAGCGGTAGTTTGGAAATACTTGAAGCTTTGAAGGAGTCGAAGAAGAGATGGAGTGTTCTCGAGCGCATTGTCGGTGATAAGAAGATCCTAAAAGAGCGACTAGACGCACTTATTAAGTACAGACTGATAGAGATTGAAGTTATTCCTGATACTCCAAAAAGAGGGACGAAATATTACAAACTTACTCCATTTGGTGAGTTGTTACTTGAGAAGATACGTGAGCTCGAGAAAGTCGTCGAAAGTGGGGACTTCGATACTTAG
- a CDS encoding AAA family ATPase, whose translation MLYGRRKVGKTFLVRNFVKYTHYFFVERAGPILMETDYGFKTLSYETFKTLIYELLKDERNVIVVDEFQRLPEDFVDLLHFAEEKKAKLILLGSSMRVLKNVLSAGSPLLGLVKPVKLDLIRPSDMLKVFSSVEELVFLRDPWLIQFYEGNVRDAVKAGFASVRGLIGEIFLEENRELTETYEGILRALAVGYVFPKDVASFLGKTSSDIKSFLANLLEMGLVKRIKVFGKKKWIYKITSPVIDLFYYLDTKYGISELSLDNKTFEQAYKEKLPKYFEDFVRTALAEKYGGEEEVMLSPEVDVVVTVRGKVVCCAEVKIKARKKDLELLKLKTSNLDCDKLIVDANTITSLLK comes from the coding sequence TTGTTATACGGCAGGAGGAAGGTCGGCAAGACCTTTCTCGTTAGGAACTTTGTGAAATACACGCATTACTTCTTCGTAGAGAGGGCTGGACCGATTTTGATGGAAACCGATTACGGCTTTAAAACTCTGAGTTACGAGACTTTCAAAACTTTGATTTACGAGTTACTCAAGGATGAAAGAAATGTCATAGTTGTGGACGAATTTCAGAGGTTGCCGGAGGATTTTGTAGACCTACTACACTTTGCCGAAGAAAAGAAAGCTAAACTAATTTTGCTTGGATCGAGCATGAGAGTGTTAAAGAACGTTTTATCAGCGGGGAGTCCCCTCTTAGGCTTAGTAAAACCCGTCAAACTCGACTTGATAAGACCTTCAGACATGCTGAAAGTTTTTAGTAGTGTAGAGGAGCTTGTATTTCTAAGAGATCCTTGGCTGATTCAATTTTATGAAGGGAACGTAAGAGATGCTGTAAAAGCTGGATTTGCGAGCGTTAGAGGTCTCATTGGAGAGATATTCCTCGAAGAGAATAGGGAGCTAACGGAAACTTATGAGGGAATATTGAGAGCTTTGGCAGTGGGATACGTCTTTCCTAAAGATGTCGCTAGTTTTCTCGGTAAAACCTCAAGTGATATTAAGTCTTTCCTAGCAAACCTTTTAGAAATGGGATTGGTAAAGAGGATAAAAGTATTCGGAAAGAAAAAGTGGATTTACAAAATTACATCACCCGTGATAGACCTCTTCTACTATCTCGATACAAAATACGGTATATCGGAGTTGAGTTTAGACAACAAGACTTTTGAACAAGCCTATAAGGAAAAACTACCTAAATATTTCGAGGATTTCGTGAGAACCGCATTAGCTGAGAAATACGGTGGAGAGGAGGAAGTCATGCTTTCTCCAGAGGTAGATGTCGTCGTAACCGTAAGAGGTAAAGTTGTGTGCTGTGCTGAGGTGAAAATAAAGGCGAGAAAGAAGGATTTGGAATTATTAAAGTTAAAGACATCCAATCTAGACTGTGATAAGCTTATCGTGGATGCTAACACAATAACATCTTTACTCAAATAA